The Brachybacterium huguangmaarense genome contains a region encoding:
- the mtnN gene encoding 5'-methylthioadenosine/S-adenosylhomocysteine nucleosidase produces the protein MPADLLILAAMREEAAPIEARLADARPLPSPFPGASRPVTAVVGRLGETPVRVVTCGIGVASASAAATWAVLAERPRAVVSAGSAGGLAADIEVGTLVVGEEFRYFLADATAFGYAPGQVPGQPESFAADPVLADAAEAAARAEGGAVRRGPMLSGDAFVTAPLADPMRERFPGALSADMETTAIAQACAALGVPFVALRAISDLCGPAAGQQFHLELDLVAETSAAAVARLAARI, from the coding sequence ATGCCCGCTGATCTCCTGATCCTCGCCGCGATGCGCGAGGAGGCCGCGCCGATCGAGGCGCGTCTGGCCGACGCCCGTCCGCTCCCCTCCCCCTTCCCCGGCGCCTCGCGCCCTGTGACGGCCGTCGTCGGCCGCCTCGGCGAGACCCCGGTGCGGGTCGTGACGTGCGGGATCGGGGTGGCCTCGGCGAGCGCGGCCGCGACCTGGGCCGTGCTCGCCGAGCGTCCGCGCGCCGTGGTCAGCGCGGGCTCGGCCGGCGGGCTCGCCGCCGACATCGAGGTGGGCACGCTCGTCGTCGGCGAGGAGTTCCGGTACTTCCTCGCCGACGCCACCGCCTTCGGGTACGCGCCCGGGCAGGTCCCCGGCCAGCCGGAGTCCTTCGCGGCCGACCCGGTTCTCGCCGACGCCGCCGAGGCCGCCGCGCGCGCCGAGGGCGGCGCCGTGCGGCGGGGCCCCATGCTCTCGGGGGACGCGTTCGTGACCGCGCCGCTCGCCGATCCGATGCGCGAGCGCTTCCCCGGCGCCCTGTCGGCGGACATGGAGACGACCGCGATCGCCCAGGCGTGCGCCGCGCTCGGCGTCCCGTTCGTGGCGCTGCGGGCGATCTCGGACCTGTGCGGGCCCGCCGCCGGCCAGCAGTTCCATCTCGAGCTCGACCTCGTGGCGGAGACGTCGGCCGCTGCGGTCGCCCGCCTGGCCGCCCGGATCTGA
- a CDS encoding alpha/beta hydrolase, with the protein MGTIRDAVTVGARAVYRAPVPPSIYTHALRQARRATPPGAVLKRHAVDLEMIDRTRCVWLDRHRAEQGVIVHLHGGAYVSGPFAGDWEWLSAQVDAAGCAGLMIDYRFAPDHTHPVALDDTEAVLRALADDGPLAAHPWALAGQNAGGGLALTVARRFQPAPAVVLAMAPWLDLGLENTMITEADQHDPVHERRMLQAAARSYAGRTPLDDPDLSPIDADLSTLPPLHLSVGTRDIFVTDARIARVQLEELGVEVRYREINGRLGTLVRLRRGEDVSRLLHEQAAMIAEAFSSRR; encoded by the coding sequence ATGGGCACGATCCGCGACGCGGTGACCGTGGGGGCGCGCGCGGTGTACCGCGCGCCGGTGCCCCCGTCGATCTACACCCACGCCCTGCGCCAGGCGCGGCGCGCGACGCCGCCCGGTGCGGTCCTCAAACGGCACGCCGTGGACCTCGAGATGATCGACCGGACCCGCTGCGTGTGGCTCGACCGCCACCGCGCCGAGCAGGGCGTGATCGTGCACCTGCACGGCGGCGCCTACGTGTCGGGCCCCTTCGCCGGCGACTGGGAGTGGCTGTCGGCGCAGGTCGACGCCGCGGGCTGCGCGGGCCTCATGATCGACTACCGCTTCGCGCCCGACCACACCCACCCCGTCGCGCTCGACGACACCGAGGCGGTCCTGCGCGCGCTCGCGGACGACGGCCCGCTCGCGGCGCACCCGTGGGCCCTCGCCGGCCAGAACGCCGGAGGAGGCCTCGCCCTCACGGTCGCGCGGCGCTTCCAGCCGGCCCCCGCCGTGGTGCTCGCGATGGCGCCCTGGCTCGACCTCGGCCTCGAGAACACGATGATCACCGAGGCCGACCAGCACGACCCCGTGCACGAGCGCCGCATGCTGCAGGCCGCGGCGCGCAGCTACGCGGGCCGCACGCCGCTGGACGACCCCGACCTCTCGCCCATCGACGCCGACCTCTCGACGCTCCCGCCGCTGCACCTGTCCGTCGGCACCCGGGACATCTTCGTGACCGATGCGCGCATCGCGCGCGTCCAGCTCGAGGAGCTCGGCGTCGAGGTCCGCTACCGCGAGATCAACGGGCGTCTGGGGACCCTCGTGCGGCTGCGCCGCGGCGAGGACGTCAGCCGGCTCCTGCACGAGCAGGCGGCGATGATCGCGGAGGCGTTCAGCTCTCGACGATGA
- a CDS encoding lysoplasmalogenase → MGARGQVRRAAWAAFATFAVLNLVGLFTDQHMVAAIAQPLAATSLLTAFVASVRGWTPTFVLTGIGLAIAWLTDTVPPLLPIEGRLATASLFMLTMIAYAVALAPVWARSRDSLRILLAVPYAGVVIALFVACADNAGSLMPVVLLYAVALTAMSFLAAGVNSLTWVGGTLLLASSSVLGMTWFLPGAWVPHAEFWVMLCYFAGHACLVLGILRLVPAPARAGSDLGGATLVIVES, encoded by the coding sequence ATGGGCGCGCGGGGACAGGTCAGGCGCGCGGCGTGGGCCGCGTTCGCGACCTTCGCCGTGCTCAACCTGGTGGGCCTGTTCACGGACCAGCACATGGTCGCGGCGATCGCCCAGCCCCTCGCCGCGACGAGCCTGCTGACCGCCTTCGTCGCGAGCGTGCGCGGGTGGACGCCGACGTTCGTGCTCACCGGGATCGGGCTGGCCATCGCCTGGCTCACCGACACCGTGCCGCCGCTGCTCCCGATCGAGGGGCGCCTGGCCACGGCGAGCCTGTTCATGCTGACCATGATCGCCTACGCCGTCGCGCTCGCCCCCGTCTGGGCGCGCTCGCGCGACAGCCTGCGCATCCTGCTCGCGGTGCCCTATGCGGGCGTCGTCATCGCCCTGTTCGTGGCGTGCGCGGACAACGCGGGATCCCTCATGCCGGTCGTGCTGCTGTACGCGGTCGCGCTGACGGCCATGTCGTTCCTCGCGGCGGGCGTGAACTCCCTGACATGGGTGGGCGGCACGCTCCTGCTCGCCTCGAGCTCCGTGCTGGGCATGACGTGGTTCCTGCCGGGCGCGTGGGTGCCCCACGCCGAGTTCTGGGTGATGCTCTGCTACTTCGCGGGGCACGCGTGCCTCGTGCTGGGGATCCTGCGCCTGGTGCCCGCGCCCGCCCGGGCGGGCAGCGACCTGGGCGGCGCGACCCTCGTCATCGTCGAGAGCTGA